From the Paludibacterium paludis genome, one window contains:
- the fabD gene encoding ACP S-malonyltransferase codes for MAFAFLFPGQGSQSLGMMDGFAELPVVRETFDEASRVLGEDLWAMLGAPTADAINATVNTQPVMLTAGVAVWRAWQARGGQLPVALAGHSLGEYTALVAAGALAFEDALRLVRLRAVAMQEAVPEGAGAMAAILGLDDESIRAACAETAQGEVVEAVNFNSPGQVVIAGGKAAVERAMEACKTRGAKRALPLPVSVPSHCALMRPAADRLAAALADVIIHTPVINVTHNVDVTCHEEPDAIRDALVRQLYSPVRWTETVAALAGGGITRMAECGPGKVLAGLAKRIDGNVKCFALTDMAAMDAALAELA; via the coding sequence ATGGCTTTTGCCTTTCTTTTCCCGGGACAGGGGTCCCAGAGCCTCGGCATGATGGACGGTTTCGCCGAGTTGCCCGTGGTGCGGGAAACATTCGACGAAGCCTCCCGAGTGCTGGGCGAGGATCTGTGGGCCATGCTTGGCGCCCCCACGGCCGACGCCATCAATGCCACCGTGAATACCCAGCCTGTCATGTTGACGGCCGGCGTCGCCGTCTGGCGAGCCTGGCAGGCACGCGGCGGGCAGTTGCCGGTCGCTCTGGCCGGGCACAGCCTTGGCGAGTACACGGCGCTTGTCGCCGCCGGCGCCCTGGCCTTCGAGGATGCGCTACGCCTGGTTCGTCTGCGCGCCGTCGCCATGCAGGAAGCGGTACCGGAAGGCGCGGGAGCGATGGCCGCCATCCTTGGTCTTGACGACGAGTCCATCCGCGCGGCCTGTGCCGAAACGGCGCAAGGCGAAGTGGTCGAAGCGGTCAATTTCAATTCTCCAGGCCAGGTTGTCATCGCCGGAGGCAAGGCCGCGGTCGAGCGCGCCATGGAAGCGTGCAAGACCCGCGGCGCGAAACGGGCGTTGCCGCTGCCGGTTTCGGTGCCTTCCCATTGCGCGTTGATGCGTCCCGCCGCGGATCGTCTGGCCGCGGCTCTGGCCGATGTGATCATCCATACCCCTGTCATCAACGTGACGCATAATGTGGACGTGACCTGCCACGAGGAGCCGGATGCGATCCGCGATGCGCTGGTGCGCCAGTTGTACAGCCCCGTGCGATGGACCGAAACGGTCGCCGCGCTCGCTGGCGGCGGCATCACCAGGATGGCCGAGTGCGGACCGGGCAAGGTGCTGGCCGGTCTTGCCAAGCGCATCGATGGCAACGTCAAGTGTTTTGCCCTGACCGATATGGCCGCCATGGATGCGGCGCT
- a CDS encoding beta-ketoacyl-ACP synthase III, protein MVHSRILGTGSFLPANVVTNAMLAERVDTSDEWIVSRTGIRSRRIADDQDKTSDLALRASREAIARAGISPADIDLIIVATTTPDMVFPSTACLLQEKLGIHGCPAFDVQAVCSGFIYALTTAHNYIKSGMARTALVVGAEIISRILDWEDRRTSVLFGDGAGAVILGASDSPGILHAKLAADGRYKDILNTPAQIAGGKIQGLPYLNMDGPAVFKFAVKALSDIASRTLAEAGMPQSRLDWLVPHQANLRIIEATARHLGLPMERVVVTLPEQGNTSAASIPLALDAAVRDGRIQPGQTILLEGIGGGFAWGAVLLEI, encoded by the coding sequence ATGGTGCATTCCCGCATTCTCGGCACCGGCAGTTTTCTGCCTGCCAATGTGGTCACGAATGCGATGCTGGCCGAACGTGTCGATACGAGCGACGAGTGGATCGTCTCCCGTACCGGCATTCGTTCGCGCCGCATTGCCGACGATCAGGACAAGACCAGCGACCTGGCCCTCAGGGCCTCGCGCGAGGCCATCGCCCGCGCCGGCATTTCGCCCGCCGACATCGACCTGATCATCGTGGCCACGACCACGCCGGACATGGTGTTTCCCAGCACGGCTTGCCTGCTTCAGGAAAAACTCGGCATTCACGGCTGCCCGGCGTTCGATGTCCAGGCGGTCTGCAGTGGTTTCATCTACGCGCTGACCACCGCGCACAATTACATCAAGAGCGGCATGGCCCGTACCGCCCTGGTGGTGGGGGCCGAGATCATCTCGCGCATCCTCGACTGGGAAGACCGACGCACCAGCGTGCTGTTCGGCGATGGCGCGGGCGCCGTGATCCTCGGAGCTTCCGATTCGCCCGGCATCCTGCATGCCAAGCTTGCGGCCGATGGACGTTACAAGGATATTCTCAACACACCGGCCCAGATCGCCGGCGGCAAGATCCAGGGTTTGCCCTATCTGAACATGGACGGCCCGGCGGTGTTCAAGTTCGCCGTCAAGGCTCTGTCGGACATCGCGTCGCGTACGCTCGCAGAGGCGGGAATGCCGCAGAGCCGGCTCGACTGGCTGGTGCCGCATCAGGCCAACCTGCGCATCATCGAAGCGACGGCCCGCCATCTGGGCCTGCCGATGGAGCGCGTGGTGGTGACCCTGCCGGAGCAGGGCAATACCTCGGCCGCTTCCATTCCCCTGGCTCTTGACGCGGCCGTCCGTGACGGCCGCATTCAGCCCGGTCAAACCATCCTGCTAGAAGGTATCGGCGGCGGTTTCGCCTGGGGCGCCGTTCTGCTTGAAATCTGA